In Pseudomonas sp. Leaf58, one DNA window encodes the following:
- a CDS encoding GlxA family transcriptional regulator, translated as MQVKPAHRTVAMVLFNDVLLLDVTGPMDAFAIANRFLPAERQYRLLTLAEGQAAVRGSCGLKVVADLRLEDLPEAVDLLLVPGGPGAYDIALPGIERWLPQAVRRAKRFGAICTGVFLLGRAGLLDGYRCTTHWNYVERLAQVFPEAKVETEQIYVIDRCLITSGGITAGIDLALAVVAEDHGKALALEVAKVLLVARHRPGGQTPYGPLLAAVPRDDSPIARVQAYIVDHIEQAFTVQKMADLVAMSSRNFARTFQREVGITPLQYLQNARIDRARKLLEGSDLPLKVVAAQCGFGSDRHLRKVFCERIGMTPAQYRAQFGGSE; from the coding sequence ATGCAGGTAAAACCCGCCCACCGCACCGTGGCCATGGTGCTGTTCAACGATGTGTTGTTGCTGGATGTCACCGGCCCCATGGATGCATTCGCCATCGCTAACCGGTTTTTGCCTGCAGAACGGCAATACCGGCTGCTTACCCTGGCCGAGGGGCAAGCAGCGGTACGCGGCTCATGCGGGCTGAAAGTGGTGGCCGACCTGCGCCTCGAAGACTTGCCAGAGGCCGTCGACCTGTTGCTGGTACCCGGTGGCCCGGGGGCCTATGACATCGCCCTGCCCGGGATCGAGCGCTGGCTGCCCCAGGCCGTGCGTCGGGCCAAGCGCTTCGGTGCCATCTGCACCGGGGTGTTCCTGCTGGGCCGCGCCGGGCTGCTGGACGGCTACCGCTGCACCACCCACTGGAACTACGTGGAGCGCCTGGCACAGGTGTTCCCTGAAGCCAAAGTCGAGACCGAGCAGATCTACGTGATCGACCGCTGCCTGATCACCTCGGGCGGTATCACCGCTGGCATCGACCTGGCACTGGCGGTGGTGGCCGAGGACCACGGCAAGGCGCTGGCTCTGGAAGTGGCCAAGGTACTGCTGGTTGCCCGTCATCGCCCGGGCGGGCAAACACCCTACGGGCCGCTGCTGGCTGCGGTACCGCGGGATGATTCGCCGATTGCCCGGGTGCAGGCGTACATCGTTGACCATATCGAGCAGGCGTTCACCGTGCAGAAGATGGCCGACCTGGTGGCCATGAGCAGCCGCAACTTCGCCCGCACGTTTCAGCGCGAGGTGGGCATCACGCCGTTGCAGTACTTACAGAACGCGCGCATCGACCGGGCGCGCAAGCTGCTGGAAGGCAGCGACCTGCCGTTGAAGGTGGTGGCGGCGCAGTGCGGGTTTGGCAGTGACCGGCATTTGCGCAAGGTGTTCTGCGAACGGATCGGCATGACACCGGCGCAGTATCGGGCGCAGTTTGGTGGCAGTGAATAG
- a CDS encoding monovalent cation:proton antiporter-2 (CPA2) family protein: MPHEGSLLQTAVIFLLAAVLAVPLAKRLQLGAVLGYLLAGVAIGPQALGLIRDTESVAHISELGVVLLLFIIGLELSPKRLWLMRKSVFGVGTAQVLLTGALIGAIALFGFNQTLPAAIVLGLGLALSSTALGLQSLAESKQLNAPHGRLAFAILLFQDIAAIPLIALVPLLAASGPDTSHGDSLEHGLKVFASIAVVIVGGRYLLRPVFRTVARTGLPEVSTATALLVVIGTAWLMEEAGISMALGAFLAGLLLADSEYRHELESQIEPFKGLLLGLFFISVGMGANLRLLLEMPLVVLGLTLLLVAVKLVLLIGVGRLAGGLNSASALRLGMVLAAGGEFAFVVFKLGKDQGLFDTQTYDLLLMTITLSMAITPLLMIGCARALKRPQPAREVPEQYKQIHTDAPRVVIVGMGRMGQIVARILRAQKIPFIALETSVDAIEMTRMFEQVPVFYGDPLRPEVLHAAKVGEAEYFIITIDDPEAAIHTAARVKRLYPHLKVLARARNRQHVHKLVDVGAEPIRETFYSSLEMTRRALVGLGLSDEQAADRIKRFTQHDEEVLVAQGQVRDDRAKVMQTAKEARVELERLFDSDAD; this comes from the coding sequence ATGCCACACGAAGGCAGCCTTCTGCAAACCGCGGTGATCTTCTTGCTTGCCGCTGTCCTCGCCGTCCCCCTGGCCAAGCGCCTGCAACTGGGGGCGGTGCTTGGTTACCTGCTCGCGGGCGTTGCCATTGGCCCACAGGCGCTAGGTTTGATCCGCGACACCGAAAGCGTGGCGCACATTTCCGAACTGGGTGTGGTGCTGCTGCTGTTCATCATCGGCCTGGAGCTGTCGCCCAAGCGCCTGTGGCTAATGCGCAAGTCGGTGTTCGGCGTCGGCACCGCCCAAGTGCTGTTGACCGGCGCGCTGATCGGCGCCATTGCCCTGTTTGGCTTCAACCAGACACTCCCAGCGGCCATCGTGCTCGGCCTGGGCCTGGCGCTGTCGTCCACTGCCCTTGGCCTGCAGAGCCTGGCCGAGAGCAAACAGCTCAACGCCCCGCACGGCCGCCTGGCATTTGCCATCCTGTTATTCCAGGACATCGCCGCCATCCCGCTGATCGCCCTGGTCCCGCTGCTGGCCGCCAGTGGCCCTGACACCAGCCATGGCGACAGCCTGGAGCATGGCCTGAAGGTGTTCGCCAGCATCGCCGTGGTCATCGTCGGGGGCCGCTATCTGTTGCGCCCGGTGTTCCGCACCGTGGCCCGCACCGGCCTGCCGGAGGTGTCCACCGCCACTGCGCTGCTGGTGGTGATCGGCACTGCCTGGCTGATGGAGGAAGCCGGCATTTCCATGGCCCTGGGCGCCTTCCTCGCCGGCCTGTTGCTGGCCGACTCGGAATACCGTCACGAGCTGGAATCGCAGATCGAACCGTTCAAAGGCCTGCTGCTGGGCTTGTTCTTCATCAGCGTCGGTATGGGCGCCAACCTACGCCTGCTCCTGGAAATGCCGCTGGTGGTGCTGGGCCTGACCCTGCTGCTGGTGGCGGTGAAGCTGGTGTTGCTGATCGGCGTCGGCCGCCTGGCTGGCGGCCTGAACAGCGCCAGCGCGTTGCGCCTGGGCATGGTGTTGGCCGCCGGTGGCGAGTTTGCCTTCGTGGTGTTCAAGTTGGGCAAGGACCAGGGCCTGTTCGATACCCAAACCTACGACCTGTTGCTGATGACCATTACCCTGTCGATGGCCATCACCCCCCTGCTGATGATTGGCTGTGCCCGCGCTCTCAAGCGCCCGCAACCAGCGCGTGAAGTGCCCGAGCAGTACAAGCAGATCCACACTGATGCACCCCGGGTGGTGATCGTCGGCATGGGCCGCATGGGCCAGATTGTCGCGCGCATCCTGCGCGCCCAGAAGATCCCGTTCATTGCCTTGGAAACGTCGGTGGATGCCATCGAGATGACGCGCATGTTCGAGCAGGTACCAGTGTTCTACGGCGACCCGCTGCGCCCCGAAGTGCTGCATGCAGCCAAGGTGGGTGAGGCGGAGTACTTCATCATCACCATCGATGACCCGGAAGCTGCCATTCATACGGCAGCGCGGGTTAAACGCCTGTACCCACACTTGAAAGTGCTGGCCCGCGCGCGTAACCGCCAGCATGTGCACAAGCTGGTGGATGTGGGTGCCGAGCCGATTCGCGAGACCTTCTACTCCAGCTTGGAGATGACCCGCCGGGCGCTGGTCGGGTTGGGCTTGAGTGATGAGCAGGCGGCGGACCGGATCAAGCGGTTTACCCAGCATGACGAAGAGGTGCTGGTGGCCCAAGGGCAGGTACGCGATGACCGGGCCAAGGTGATGCAGACGGCCAAGGAGGCGCGGGTGGAGTTGGAGCGGTTGTTTGATTCGGATGCGGATTGA
- a CDS encoding helix-turn-helix domain-containing protein gives MHLGTPQEPLQTPGALTPARLRRAKELMLHSPLSIIEIAGLCSLTRSHFSRAFKVNTGLSPQAWRLQARMEKAKRLLTTQVPITHVSLECGFCDQAHFTRAFSRLVGQPPKAWRQAQVLS, from the coding sequence ATGCACCTCGGGACGCCCCAAGAGCCACTGCAAACCCCCGGCGCACTGACACCCGCACGGTTGCGCCGAGCCAAGGAATTGATGTTGCACAGCCCGTTGTCGATCATCGAGATCGCCGGCTTATGCAGCCTTACCCGCAGCCATTTCTCCCGCGCGTTCAAGGTTAACACCGGCCTTTCCCCACAGGCCTGGCGCCTGCAGGCGCGCATGGAAAAGGCCAAACGCCTGCTTACTACCCAGGTGCCGATCACCCACGTGAGCCTGGAATGCGGTTTTTGCGACCAGGCCCATTTCACCCGCGCTTTCAGCCGCCTGGTCGGGCAGCCGCCCAAGGCCTGGCGCCAGGCGCAGGTGCTTTCTTAA
- the ycaC gene encoding isochorismate family cysteine hydrolase YcaC, translating into MSQPDYKRLNKDDAVVLLVDHQTGLISLVQDFSPNEFKNNVLALGDLAKFFGLPTILTTSFEQGPNGPLVPELKEMFPDAPYIARPGQINAWDNEDFVKAIKATGRKQLIIAGVVTDVCVAFPTLSALAEGFEVFVVTDASGTFNETVQQAAWVRMTQAGAQMMNWFSVACELHRDWRNDIEGLGNLLSQRIPNYRNLMNSYAALSAR; encoded by the coding sequence ATGAGCCAACCCGATTACAAGCGCCTGAACAAAGACGACGCCGTGGTACTGTTGGTCGACCATCAGACTGGCCTGATCTCGCTGGTGCAGGACTTCTCGCCCAACGAGTTCAAGAACAACGTGCTGGCCTTGGGCGACCTGGCCAAGTTCTTCGGCCTGCCGACCATTCTTACCACCAGCTTCGAGCAAGGCCCGAATGGCCCGCTGGTGCCCGAGCTGAAAGAAATGTTCCCGGACGCGCCGTACATTGCCCGCCCGGGTCAGATCAACGCCTGGGACAACGAAGACTTCGTCAAGGCGATCAAGGCCACGGGCCGCAAGCAACTGATCATCGCTGGCGTGGTGACCGATGTGTGCGTGGCGTTCCCGACGCTGTCGGCGCTGGCGGAAGGTTTTGAAGTGTTCGTGGTGACCGATGCGTCGGGCACCTTCAACGAAACCGTGCAGCAGGCGGCGTGGGTGCGTATGACCCAGGCCGGCGCACAGATGATGAACTGGTTCTCGGTGGCCTGTGAGCTGCATCGCGACTGGCGCAATGACATTGAAGGGCTGGGTAACCTGCTGTCGCAGCGGATTCCCAACTACCGCAACCTGATGAACAGTTATGCGGCCCTGAGCGCCCGTTGA
- a CDS encoding ATP-binding sensor histidine kinase, producing MLDERLAHRPIAYDQSVDEGWLNRCDISVLGQEGELSYFRLRDPATHQAWVAVRAPVEAPAACQRLERDYRLQLDPQWAVLPSAFVRSAEGPLLVYPAGRSIADLIAEGPVTLASFLDIAVNAANALAQAHEGNVLHGALRPEHVCLHANQRVRLGCFRADPTELIRQQGTPRGNWAYLAPEQVCPHGSNSDRRSDIYALGAILYQLLLGELPLAGRDTQHWRQLHAGVQPRAACEVNNDVPQPLSRILAKALAKEPDARYQSARALAVDLGHCQRQWAASKTMADFAPGCADPVAPSHARLYGRCAELRAIALLLKAVSRDSQPQALLINGAAGMGKSSLVAAALKANANGYWAVGTCTRGVQGVPYAPWVKILGTLTTQLLAKNSQDLDILRHEILRRIKGNGHLLGTLAPDLQLILGPLPEPPAKPTRLATQKELQAIVEFLQVFSQPGHPLVLFLDDLQWADDATQQLLAHLLAQAPDNLLLVLARCSEAQATNAPLAIPATLRSTTLNLRPLAVDAVTELISERYHVSTADAQPVAELVHDKTAGNPFFINQILRAMVEDQLFTFDIQAMRWTWCLQAVARHRYSDNVADLMIHRLARLPAPQRNLLRVASAAGSHCDERLLRQLLAQAPSEPLQALLGAGFLQQGQNGLGFAHERVMEAAYALTPVGERGALHARIALAMLRAWPGHVHEVLFELANQLQRASPCGFAADDCERLLQLLREAALRARDSGAFEQTAGYLHTAEQLLNQHCTRESHAAHGFAIACMAVECDMQLSRMIAAEARLTECRQRARSALDQARVCRLQARLYTLRGDYQAAVDSAISGLDLLGSSPVRGLDWQQVEASHAQVQALVEQQGRHCLASLPRTDSEEVTVAISLLATLSSSFFVKDDICFLHLAKLMELSLLHGVAPGSTYGMAWYGVMIAERFGAYHDGHACCLAAIKLSERHGFEADLTSALLALDQVSAWTSPMEFARRTALDALDSARLSGDLAMNCYACNHLVSDSLFMGRYLPEVVEEVAQGLATVRRYGYRDVEQILQAQQAFVANLSGTPCPAAAAASKSPTTRFFHYLFAGMGAFYLGNIPQAMRNLALAGDNTWAAPAHINLADYHLFRGLSLGSPEAPGGLTDKLSELQALRERFARWAGFNPATFRNKLLLIEGVIAKLEGDGLAAIRCFDQAQIAATAAGFIHEQALAHEQLAEVCIPNGLISGANLHLRIARDCFHIWGATGKVHQLEALHPFLRTQPIQETYRATQAKLDLEAGIEAARALSEEVLLEGLIETLMGHLTQHSGADHGALLIVSGAEFQMAALAYIDNTGLHVSMDNCQKFMTQAPLSIINATMRTRKPLVLNDALSDCPEAFRPELQARNARSVLCLPLVIQGVLIGLVYLENRLVPNLFGSQRLAMLEILAAQAAVSLQTAKFYTRLAEDNQARAQMEAELRRSRADLARSAHLQVMNELSASIAHEISQPLLGIAANAAASLRWLKRAKPDLDEAIAGLEDIRNDSERAANIVRALRSLAKQSPLQHKAVPLDQLIREVVRLTSADAAKGTVDVQTQLQAGVSVMADPVQLQQLVFNLITNGLEALAGYRSDGVLRIASAVVGDGVEVCVDDNGPGIAADERERVFDAFHTTKPGGMGMGLAICNSVVQAHGGQLQALVSKLGGCRVRFTLPVQHS from the coding sequence ATGCTCGATGAACGCCTTGCCCACAGGCCTATCGCTTACGACCAGTCGGTCGATGAAGGCTGGCTGAACCGGTGCGACATCAGCGTACTGGGCCAGGAAGGCGAGCTCAGCTACTTTCGCCTGCGCGACCCTGCCACCCACCAGGCCTGGGTCGCCGTGCGCGCCCCCGTCGAGGCCCCCGCCGCCTGTCAGCGCCTGGAGCGTGATTACCGCCTGCAACTGGACCCGCAATGGGCGGTGCTGCCCTCGGCGTTCGTGCGCTCAGCCGAAGGCCCGCTGCTGGTATACCCAGCCGGCCGTTCCATTGCCGACCTGATCGCTGAAGGCCCGGTAACCCTGGCCTCGTTTCTGGACATCGCGGTGAACGCGGCCAATGCCCTGGCGCAGGCCCACGAAGGCAATGTTCTGCACGGCGCGCTACGGCCAGAGCATGTGTGCCTGCACGCTAACCAGCGGGTGCGGTTAGGTTGCTTTCGCGCCGACCCCACCGAGCTGATCCGCCAACAGGGCACGCCGCGCGGCAACTGGGCATACCTGGCGCCGGAGCAGGTATGCCCGCACGGCAGCAACAGCGACCGACGCAGTGACATCTATGCCCTGGGCGCGATCCTCTACCAGTTATTGCTGGGCGAACTGCCACTGGCCGGGCGCGATACCCAGCACTGGCGCCAGCTGCATGCTGGCGTGCAGCCGCGGGCAGCCTGCGAGGTGAACAACGACGTGCCGCAACCGCTTAGCCGGATTTTGGCCAAGGCCTTGGCCAAAGAGCCGGACGCCCGCTACCAGAGTGCCCGCGCCCTGGCGGTGGACCTGGGCCACTGCCAGCGGCAGTGGGCCGCCAGCAAGACCATGGCCGACTTCGCGCCAGGCTGCGCTGACCCGGTCGCGCCCAGCCACGCGCGCCTATATGGCCGCTGTGCCGAACTGAGGGCTATCGCCCTGCTGCTCAAGGCCGTATCCCGCGACAGCCAACCACAAGCCCTGCTCATCAACGGTGCCGCCGGCATGGGCAAGTCGAGCCTGGTTGCAGCAGCGCTCAAAGCCAACGCCAATGGTTACTGGGCCGTCGGCACGTGCACCCGCGGGGTCCAAGGCGTGCCTTACGCGCCCTGGGTCAAAATCCTCGGAACGTTGACCACCCAGTTGTTGGCCAAGAACAGCCAGGACCTCGACATCCTGCGCCACGAGATCCTGCGCCGTATCAAGGGCAACGGCCACCTGCTGGGCACGCTGGCGCCGGACCTGCAACTGATCCTCGGCCCCCTGCCCGAGCCGCCGGCCAAGCCCACACGCCTGGCGACGCAGAAGGAACTCCAGGCCATCGTCGAGTTTTTGCAGGTGTTCAGCCAGCCTGGCCACCCACTGGTACTGTTTCTCGATGACCTGCAGTGGGCGGATGACGCCACCCAGCAGCTGCTGGCGCACCTGCTCGCTCAAGCGCCCGACAATTTGTTGCTGGTGCTTGCGCGGTGTAGTGAGGCGCAAGCCACCAATGCACCGCTCGCCATACCCGCAACGCTACGCAGCACCACGCTGAACCTGCGGCCCCTGGCCGTGGACGCAGTGACCGAGCTGATCAGCGAGCGTTACCATGTCAGCACCGCAGACGCACAGCCAGTGGCCGAGCTGGTGCATGATAAGACGGCGGGCAACCCGTTCTTCATCAACCAGATCCTCCGGGCCATGGTCGAGGACCAGCTATTCACTTTCGACATCCAGGCCATGCGCTGGACCTGGTGCCTGCAGGCCGTGGCCCGGCACCGCTATTCCGACAATGTCGCCGACTTGATGATCCACCGCCTGGCGCGCCTGCCAGCGCCCCAGCGCAACCTACTGCGGGTTGCCAGCGCGGCGGGTAGCCACTGCGATGAGCGCCTGCTGCGCCAGCTACTTGCCCAAGCGCCGAGCGAACCATTGCAAGCCCTGCTGGGCGCGGGCTTCCTGCAACAGGGCCAGAATGGCCTGGGCTTCGCTCACGAGCGAGTAATGGAGGCTGCTTATGCACTCACGCCCGTGGGCGAGCGCGGCGCGCTGCATGCACGCATCGCCCTGGCCATGCTGCGGGCCTGGCCGGGCCACGTGCACGAAGTGTTGTTCGAGCTCGCCAACCAATTGCAACGCGCCAGCCCATGCGGGTTTGCCGCGGATGACTGCGAACGGCTGCTACAGCTGCTACGCGAGGCAGCATTGCGCGCGCGCGATAGCGGCGCCTTCGAGCAGACCGCTGGCTACCTGCACACGGCCGAGCAGCTGCTAAACCAGCACTGCACGCGTGAAAGCCACGCCGCGCATGGTTTTGCCATCGCCTGCATGGCCGTGGAGTGCGACATGCAGCTGTCGCGAATGATCGCGGCCGAGGCCCGCCTCACTGAATGCCGTCAGCGCGCACGCTCAGCGTTGGACCAGGCGCGGGTATGCCGGCTGCAGGCGCGGCTGTATACCCTGCGCGGCGACTATCAGGCGGCCGTCGACAGTGCTATATCCGGCCTGGACTTGTTAGGTTCAAGCCCGGTGCGGGGCCTCGATTGGCAGCAAGTCGAGGCCAGCCATGCCCAGGTACAGGCTTTGGTCGAGCAGCAAGGCCGGCACTGCCTAGCGTCGCTGCCGCGCACCGATTCGGAGGAGGTGACGGTTGCCATCAGCCTGCTGGCCACCCTGTCGTCATCGTTCTTCGTAAAGGACGACATCTGCTTCCTGCACCTGGCAAAGCTCATGGAGCTGTCGTTGCTGCACGGCGTTGCACCGGGCAGCACCTACGGCATGGCCTGGTACGGGGTGATGATCGCCGAGCGCTTCGGCGCCTACCATGACGGCCATGCCTGTTGCCTGGCCGCGATCAAGCTGAGCGAGCGGCACGGTTTCGAGGCTGATCTGACCAGTGCGCTGCTGGCCCTGGACCAGGTCAGCGCCTGGACCTCGCCCATGGAATTCGCCCGTCGCACCGCGCTGGATGCGCTCGACTCAGCGCGCCTGAGCGGCGACCTGGCGATGAACTGCTATGCCTGCAACCACTTGGTTTCCGACTCGCTGTTCATGGGCCGCTACCTGCCGGAGGTGGTCGAGGAAGTGGCGCAAGGCCTGGCTACCGTGCGGCGCTACGGCTACCGCGATGTCGAGCAGATCCTGCAGGCGCAGCAAGCCTTCGTCGCCAACTTGAGCGGCACGCCCTGCCCGGCCGCGGCTGCAGCCTCGAAATCGCCCACCACGCGGTTCTTCCACTACCTGTTCGCCGGCATGGGCGCCTTCTACCTGGGCAATATCCCGCAGGCCATGCGCAACCTGGCACTGGCCGGGGACAACACCTGGGCGGCACCGGCGCACATCAACCTGGCCGACTATCACCTGTTCCGCGGCCTGTCGCTGGGCAGCCCCGAAGCGCCGGGCGGCCTTACCGACAAGCTCAGCGAACTGCAAGCGCTGCGCGAACGCTTCGCCCGCTGGGCCGGCTTCAACCCGGCCACCTTCCGCAACAAGCTGTTGCTGATCGAGGGCGTGATCGCCAAGCTCGAAGGCGACGGCCTGGCCGCCATCCGCTGCTTCGACCAGGCGCAGATCGCCGCCACCGCCGCTGGCTTCATCCACGAGCAGGCCCTGGCCCACGAACAACTGGCCGAGGTGTGCATCCCCAACGGGCTGATCTCGGGCGCCAACCTGCACCTGCGGATTGCCCGCGATTGCTTTCATATCTGGGGTGCGACCGGCAAGGTGCACCAGTTGGAGGCGTTGCACCCATTCCTGCGCACCCAGCCGATCCAGGAGACCTACCGCGCCACCCAGGCCAAGCTGGACCTGGAAGCCGGCATTGAGGCGGCACGGGCGCTGTCCGAAGAAGTATTGCTCGAAGGCCTGATCGAAACCCTGATGGGCCACCTCACCCAGCACTCCGGCGCCGACCATGGCGCGCTGCTGATCGTCAGCGGTGCCGAGTTCCAGATGGCGGCCCTCGCCTACATCGACAACACCGGGCTTCACGTGAGCATGGACAATTGCCAGAAGTTCATGACCCAGGCGCCGCTGTCGATCATCAACGCCACCATGCGCACGCGCAAGCCACTGGTGCTCAACGATGCCCTTAGCGATTGCCCCGAGGCTTTCCGCCCCGAGCTGCAAGCGCGCAACGCCCGCTCGGTGCTATGCCTGCCGCTGGTGATCCAGGGCGTGCTGATTGGCCTGGTGTACCTGGAAAACCGCCTGGTGCCGAACCTGTTCGGCAGCCAGCGCCTGGCCATGCTGGAAATCCTTGCCGCGCAGGCGGCGGTGTCGCTGCAAACCGCCAAGTTCTACACACGCCTGGCCGAAGACAACCAAGCCCGCGCCCAGATGGAGGCCGAACTGCGCCGCTCTCGCGCCGACCTGGCGCGCAGTGCGCACTTGCAGGTGATGAATGAGCTGTCGGCGTCCATCGCCCACGAGATCAGCCAGCCGCTGCTGGGCATTGCCGCCAATGCCGCTGCCAGCCTGCGCTGGCTGAAGCGCGCCAAGCCTGACCTTGACGAGGCGATTGCCGGCCTGGAAGACATCCGCAACGACAGCGAACGGGCCGCCAACATCGTGCGCGCGCTGCGTTCACTGGCCAAGCAATCGCCACTGCAACACAAGGCGGTACCACTGGACCAACTGATCCGCGAGGTGGTGCGCCTGACCTCGGCCGATGCTGCCAAGGGCACGGTGGACGTGCAAACCCAGTTGCAGGCAGGGGTAAGCGTGATGGCCGATCCAGTGCAGTTGCAGCAGTTGGTGTTCAACCTGATTACCAATGGCTTGGAGGCGTTGGCGGGGTACCGTAGTGATGGTGTGCTGCGGATTGCCTCGGCGGTCGTCGGCGACGGCGTAGAAGTCTGCGTCGATGACAATGGGCCAGGAATCGCAGCAGATGAGCGCGAGCGTGTGTTCGATGCGTTTCATACCACCAAACCGGGCGGTATGGGGATGGGTTTGGCGATCTGTAATTCGGTGGTGCAGGCCCATGGCGGGCAGCTGCAGGCGCTGGTGTCGAAACTGGGTGGGTGCCGGGTTCGCTTTACTCTACCCGTGCAGCACTCGTAG
- a CDS encoding LysR substrate-binding domain-containing protein, with translation MEDLNSLYYFTQVVEHGGFAPAGRALDMPKSKLSRRIADLEDRLGVRLLHRTSRHCSLTEIGQAYYNRCLAMRVEAEGAAEIIERNRSEPRGLVRISCPTTLLNSWVGPMLTRYMLKYPQVELFIESTNRRVDLLHEGFDIALRVRFPPLENTDMVMKVLSNSTQCLVGQPQYLAQLPDGFTPQLLGTLPSLHWGSAQREYQWELFQGEDTSRSILIPHTPRMVTDDLFALRHFVVAGVGIAHLPRVAVREDLAAGRLVELMPGWHPRCGIVHAIFPSRRGLLPSVRALIDHLAEEFADCDMA, from the coding sequence TTGGAAGACCTCAACTCCCTCTACTACTTCACCCAGGTAGTCGAGCACGGTGGCTTCGCCCCGGCTGGCCGGGCGCTGGACATGCCCAAGTCGAAGCTCAGCCGGCGCATCGCCGACCTTGAAGACCGCCTGGGCGTGCGCCTGCTGCACCGCACCAGCCGCCACTGCTCACTCACCGAAATTGGCCAGGCCTACTACAACCGCTGCCTGGCGATGCGCGTGGAGGCCGAGGGCGCGGCAGAGATCATCGAGCGCAACCGCAGCGAGCCACGTGGCCTGGTGCGTATCAGTTGCCCGACTACCCTGCTCAATTCCTGGGTCGGGCCGATGCTGACCCGCTACATGCTCAAGTACCCGCAGGTGGAACTGTTCATCGAGAGCACCAACCGCCGCGTCGACCTGCTACACGAGGGCTTCGACATCGCCCTGCGGGTGCGCTTTCCGCCGCTGGAGAACACCGACATGGTGATGAAGGTGCTGAGCAACAGCACCCAATGCCTGGTCGGCCAGCCGCAGTACCTGGCGCAACTGCCCGACGGCTTCACCCCCCAACTGCTCGGCACGTTGCCCAGCCTGCACTGGGGCAGCGCCCAGCGTGAGTACCAGTGGGAACTGTTCCAGGGCGAGGACACTAGCCGCAGCATCCTCATCCCGCACACGCCGCGCATGGTGACGGACGACCTGTTCGCCTTGCGCCATTTCGTGGTGGCTGGGGTGGGTATTGCCCACCTGCCGCGGGTGGCGGTGCGCGAAGACCTGGCAGCCGGGCGGCTGGTAGAACTGATGCCGGGCTGGCACCCGCGTTGTGGCATCGTGCATGCGATTTTCCCGTCGCGGCGGGGGCTGCTACCGTCGGTGCGAGCGCTGATCGATCATCTGGCCGAGGAGTTTGCGGACTGCGACATGGCTTGA